Proteins from one Limanda limanda chromosome 9, fLimLim1.1, whole genome shotgun sequence genomic window:
- the LOC133010521 gene encoding alanine aminotransferase 1-like — MSSLQQVNPRVRGMRASPHAALQSLAARITQEILQGAQRSFKEVIDLTSGDPQRAGMKSISFVRQVLAACLCPHLLKDTSLPVDVRLRAQSLLDSCDGGSVGAYTPSSGLTRVRQSVAEFLTRRDAGAPSHSRDVYISAGSQVALMLLVKLLAGGEGETPTGVLTPVPCPPTLPGLLDGEGVALVPYQLTEGRGWALELSELHRALEASRGRCNPRAIYVSNPGIPTGHVQDRKSIEEVIRFAAAERLVLLVDEVDQDSVFGSEFISYKRVLFQMDKVYSESVELVSFHSLSSGRMGEGGLRAGFMEAVNMDPEVMHYADVLLCFDISAPVTGQLALDLMVDPPKPGDASYDTYTQEILSARATLSQNAQRAWQTLNGLPGVSCQPAMGGAYLYPSVRLPAGIQEQAEMLGVEPDVLYCERLLQEEGVLVGAGLHPGGDTHHLRLCVLVPPDSLEEALTRLSSFHLRLLDRFSPCEGLKDKDENVNLREKICQ, encoded by the exons tcctgcagggggcgcaGCGATCCTTCAAAGAGGTGATTGACTTGACCTCAGGTGACCCCCAGCGAGCAGGAATGAAATCCATCTCCTTTGTTCGACAG GTGTTGGCagcgtgtctctgtcctcacctGCTGAAGGACACCAGTCTCCCTGTGGACGTCCGTCTGAGGGCTCAGAGTCTCCTGGACTCCTGTGATGGAGGGAGTGTGG GCGCCTACACCCCCTCCTCCGGGTTGACTCGGGTCCGACAGAGCGTCGCCGAGTTCCTCACCCGACGAGACGCCGGAGCTCCGTCCCACAGCAGAGACGTCTACATCTCCGCTGGCTCCCAGGTGGCGCTGATG CTGCTGGTGAAGCTGCTGGccggaggggagggggagaccCCGACGGGCGTGTTGACCCCGGtgccctgcccccccaccctgccCGGGCTGCTGGACGGGGAGGGCGTGGCCCTGGTTCCGTACCAGCTGACAGAGGGGCGGGGCTGGGCCCTGGAGCTGAGCGAGCTGCACCGGGCGCTGGAGGCCTCTAGAGGGCGCTGCAACCCGAGGGCCATCTACGTCAGTAACCCGGGAATCCCGACTGGCCACGTCCAGGACAGGAAGTCCATAGAGGAAGTGATTCGATTCGCTGCGGCCGAGCGACTCGTGCTGCTGGTGGACGAG gttgaCCAGGACTCTGTGTTCGGCTCAGAGTTCATCTCCTATAAGAGAGTTCTGTTCCAGATGGACAAAGTTTACTCTGAGTCCGTGGAGCTAGTTtcatttcactctctctccagcgGCAGAATGGGAGA AGGCGGCCTGAGGGCCGGCTTCATGGAGGCCGTGAACATGGACCCGGAGGTGATGCACTACGCTgacgtcctgctgtgcttcgacATCAGCGCTCCGGTCACAGGTCAGCTGGCCCTGGACCTGATGGTCGACCCCCCCAAACCTGGAGACGCCTCCTATGACACGTACACacag GAGATCCTCAGCGCTCGGGCCACTTTGTCCCAGAATGCTCAGCGGGCCTGGCAGACCCTCAACGGCCTCCCGGGGGTCAGCTGTCAGCCGGCGATGGGCGGAGCCTACCTTTATCCCAGCGTGCGTTTACCAGCCGGGATTCAGGAGCAGGCCGAG ATGCTGGGGGTGGAGCCAGATGTCCTGTACTGTGAGaggctcctgcaggaggagggcgTGCTGGTCGGAGCAGGTCTTCATCCTGGAGGAGACACACATCATCTGAG gtTATGTGTCCTCGTCCCCCCCGACTCTCTGGAGGAGGCCCTGACTCGCCTCAGCTCCTTCCACCTGCGCCTCCTGGACAGATTCTCTCCCTGTGAAGGTCTGAAGGACAAAGACGAGAACGTTAACCTCAGAGAGAAGATCTGTCAATAA